The following are encoded together in the Pectobacterium punjabense genome:
- the pxpA gene encoding 5-oxoprolinase subunit PxpA: MIIDLNADLGEGGENDEALLKLVTSANIACGFHAGDAQTMRQSVRWGMGYGVALGAHPSFLDRENFGRKAMNVPAEIVFAQMVYQLGALSAIVAAEGGMLSHVKPHGMLYNQAASQPGLADAVAKAVKVVNPALRLVGLAGSELIRAGKRLGLETRQEVFADRCYLPDGALVPRTQAGALINSDELALAQTLEMIQRQRVRAIDGSWVNVQADTVCIHGDGQHALLFARKLRHCFSQHQIAVSAA; the protein is encoded by the coding sequence ATGATTATTGATCTAAATGCTGATTTGGGCGAGGGCGGTGAGAACGATGAAGCGCTACTGAAGTTGGTGACATCGGCCAATATTGCCTGTGGATTTCACGCCGGTGATGCACAGACCATGCGCCAGTCAGTACGCTGGGGGATGGGCTATGGGGTCGCGCTTGGCGCTCACCCAAGTTTTCTCGATCGTGAAAATTTTGGTCGCAAGGCGATGAATGTACCCGCAGAAATTGTCTTTGCGCAGATGGTCTATCAGCTTGGTGCGCTCAGCGCGATCGTTGCTGCTGAAGGGGGAATGCTGTCGCACGTAAAGCCTCACGGTATGCTTTACAATCAGGCTGCCAGCCAGCCAGGGCTAGCTGATGCGGTAGCCAAGGCGGTGAAGGTCGTCAATCCGGCATTGCGTTTGGTTGGGCTGGCGGGAAGTGAGCTAATCCGCGCTGGAAAACGACTGGGGCTAGAAACGCGTCAGGAAGTGTTCGCCGATCGCTGCTATCTGCCAGACGGGGCGCTGGTGCCACGTACTCAGGCTGGGGCATTGATTAACAGCGATGAACTGGCGCTGGCGCAGACGTTGGAAATGATTCAACGCCAGCGGGTGAGGGCGATCGACGGTTCCTGGGTGAATGTACAAGCCGATACCGTATGTATTCACGGCGATGGGCAGCATGCGCTGTTGTTTGCTCGCAAATTGCGACACTGTTTTAGCCAGCATCAGATAGCGGTTTCTGCCGCGTAA
- the pcp gene encoding pyroglutamyl-peptidase I — MKTVLITAFEPFGGEAINPSWEAVKVLHQREVGGARVVACRLSCAFDLSLEQLYRAMTEWQPEVVIAVGQAGGRADITVERVAININDARIPDNRGNQPIDTPVVKNGPAAYFSTLPVKALVQALRVAGIPAAISQTAGTFVCNHVMYGLLHHLHQQGDVVRGGFVHIPYSPEQAAQHPGEPSMPTSLVTTALEVMIKQSLMQQGDVVLTGGSLH; from the coding sequence ATGAAAACCGTTTTAATTACGGCGTTTGAACCTTTTGGGGGGGAAGCGATTAACCCTTCCTGGGAAGCGGTAAAAGTCCTTCATCAGCGGGAGGTCGGCGGTGCACGCGTGGTGGCTTGCCGTTTATCTTGCGCCTTCGACCTGTCACTGGAACAACTTTACCGTGCGATGACTGAATGGCAGCCGGAAGTGGTGATCGCGGTGGGACAGGCAGGCGGCCGTGCCGATATTACCGTCGAACGTGTGGCGATCAACATTAATGATGCTCGAATTCCTGATAACCGAGGCAACCAGCCGATTGATACGCCCGTGGTAAAAAACGGGCCAGCGGCGTATTTCTCGACGCTGCCGGTGAAAGCGCTGGTACAGGCATTACGCGTGGCGGGTATTCCCGCGGCAATATCGCAAACTGCGGGGACGTTTGTCTGCAATCACGTGATGTACGGGCTCTTACACCACCTCCATCAGCAGGGAGATGTGGTACGGGGTGGTTTTGTGCATATTCCCTATTCGCCGGAACAGGCCGCACAACATCCCGGTGAGCCGAGCATGCCTACGTCGCTAGTCACAACGGCGCTGGAAGTGATGATCAAGCAGTCGCTGATGCAGCAGGGTGATGTGGTACTAACTGGTGGTTCATTACATTAG
- the sdhD gene encoding succinate dehydrogenase membrane anchor subunit → MVSNASALGRNGVHDWLLIRASAIVIVLYVIYLIGFIATAGDITYEIWRGFFAMALTKVFTLLTLFSILVHAWIGMWQVLTDYIKPLALRLTLQLAIVVALLVYVIYGTVVVWGA, encoded by the coding sequence ATGGTAAGCAATGCTTCTGCGTTAGGACGCAATGGCGTACACGATTGGTTACTGATTCGCGCTTCCGCCATCGTCATTGTTCTGTATGTAATTTATCTTATTGGTTTTATTGCTACGGCTGGCGACATCACTTATGAAATCTGGCGTGGTTTCTTCGCGATGGCCCTCACCAAAGTATTCACACTGCTAACGTTATTTTCCATTCTGGTTCATGCCTGGATAGGGATGTGGCAAGTGCTGACCGACTACATTAAACCGCTGGCCTTACGCCTGACTTTACAGTTGGCAATTGTGGTAGCGCTGTTGGTGTACGTCATTTATGGAACTGTTGTGGTGTGGGGTGCGTGA
- the sdhC gene encoding succinate dehydrogenase cytochrome b556 subunit, which translates to MGKSVKKQRPVNLELQTIQFPVTAIASILHRVSGVITFVAVGILLWLLGTSLSSEEGFLRAAEIMDSFIVKFIVWGILVALAYHIVGGIRHLLMDFGYIEEDLAAGKRSANISFIITVVLSILAGVLVW; encoded by the coding sequence GTGGGCAAATCTGTGAAAAAACAAAGACCTGTCAATCTGGAATTGCAGACGATCCAGTTTCCCGTTACTGCGATAGCATCTATTCTTCACCGCGTCTCCGGCGTTATCACCTTTGTCGCTGTCGGTATTTTACTGTGGCTGTTAGGCACTTCTCTTTCTTCAGAGGAAGGGTTCCTGCGTGCTGCGGAAATTATGGATAGCTTCATCGTCAAATTTATCGTTTGGGGCATCCTCGTCGCGCTGGCTTATCACATTGTTGGTGGGATACGTCACCTGTTGATGGATTTTGGCTATATAGAAGAAGACCTTGCCGCAGGTAAGCGTTCTGCAAATATCTCCTTTATTATTACTGTCGTGCTTTCAATTCTGGCTGGAGTCCTCGTATGGTAA
- the sdhA gene encoding succinate dehydrogenase flavoprotein subunit, with translation MNLPVREFDAVVVGAGGAGMRAALQISQMGLSCALLSKVFPTRSHTVSAQGGITVALGNTHEDNWEWHMYDTVKGSDYIGDQDAIEYMCKTGPEAILELEHMGLPFSRLDDGSIYQRPFGGQSKNFGGEQAARTAAAADRTGHALLHTLYQQNLKNHTTIFSEWYALDLVKNQDGAVVGCTAICIETGEVVYFKAKATVLATGGAGRIYQSTTNAHINTGDGVGMALRAGVPLQDMEMWQFHPTGIAGAGVLVTEGCRGEGGYLLNKHGERFMERYAPNAKDLAGRDVVARSIMIEIREGRGCEGPWGPHAKLKLDHLGKDVLESRLPGILELSRTFAHVDPVKEPIPVIPTCHYMMGGIPTKVSGQALTVNEKGEDVVIPGLFAVGEIACVSVHGANRLGGNSLLDLVVFGRSAGIHLQESLNEQGESRDASESDIEASLDRLNRWNNTRSGEDPVEIRKALQSCMQNNFSVFREGDAMAKGLEELKVIRERLKNARLDDTSSEFNTQRIECLELDNLMETAYATAVSANFRTESRGAHSRFDYPERDDENWLCHSLYLPQTDSMTRREVNMQPKLRPAFPPKVRTY, from the coding sequence ATGAATTTGCCAGTCAGAGAATTTGATGCAGTCGTTGTTGGCGCAGGTGGCGCAGGTATGCGCGCCGCGCTGCAAATCTCCCAAATGGGCCTGTCCTGTGCCCTGTTATCTAAAGTGTTCCCAACCCGTTCTCATACCGTGTCCGCGCAGGGTGGTATTACCGTTGCGTTGGGTAATACTCATGAGGATAACTGGGAATGGCACATGTATGACACCGTAAAAGGGTCAGATTACATTGGCGATCAGGACGCAATTGAATATATGTGTAAAACCGGCCCGGAAGCGATTCTGGAACTGGAACACATGGGGTTACCGTTCTCCCGTCTGGATGATGGCAGCATTTATCAGCGTCCGTTCGGTGGTCAATCCAAGAATTTTGGCGGCGAGCAGGCTGCACGTACCGCCGCAGCCGCTGACCGTACAGGCCATGCGCTGCTGCACACGCTGTATCAGCAGAACCTGAAAAATCACACCACTATCTTCTCCGAGTGGTATGCCCTCGATCTGGTGAAAAATCAGGATGGCGCAGTTGTTGGCTGTACGGCGATCTGTATCGAAACCGGTGAAGTTGTCTATTTCAAAGCGAAAGCAACTGTGCTGGCAACCGGTGGTGCGGGCCGTATCTATCAGTCCACCACCAATGCACACATTAATACTGGCGATGGCGTGGGCATGGCACTGCGTGCGGGCGTTCCGTTGCAAGACATGGAAATGTGGCAGTTCCACCCGACCGGTATTGCTGGTGCGGGTGTGCTGGTGACAGAAGGTTGCCGTGGCGAAGGCGGTTACCTGCTGAACAAGCATGGTGAACGTTTCATGGAACGTTATGCGCCAAACGCGAAAGATCTGGCTGGCCGTGACGTTGTTGCCCGTTCCATCATGATCGAAATTCGTGAAGGCCGCGGCTGTGAAGGCCCGTGGGGACCACATGCCAAGCTGAAACTGGATCATCTGGGTAAAGATGTTTTGGAATCCCGTTTGCCGGGTATTCTGGAACTGTCCCGCACATTTGCTCACGTTGACCCGGTGAAAGAGCCGATTCCGGTTATCCCAACCTGCCACTACATGATGGGCGGTATTCCTACCAAAGTGAGCGGTCAGGCATTGACGGTGAATGAGAAAGGCGAAGATGTGGTGATTCCAGGGCTGTTTGCCGTGGGTGAAATTGCCTGCGTTTCGGTTCATGGTGCTAACCGTCTGGGCGGTAACTCGCTGCTCGATCTGGTGGTATTCGGCCGTTCGGCGGGTATTCACCTGCAAGAGTCGTTGAACGAGCAGGGCGAAAGCCGTGATGCCAGCGAATCCGATATTGAAGCCTCTCTCGACCGTCTGAACCGCTGGAACAATACCCGTTCTGGGGAAGATCCGGTTGAAATCCGCAAAGCGCTGCAATCCTGTATGCAGAATAACTTCTCGGTCTTCCGCGAAGGCGATGCAATGGCTAAAGGGCTGGAAGAGCTGAAAGTGATCCGTGAGCGCCTGAAAAATGCGCGTCTGGATGACACCTCAAGTGAATTCAATACCCAGCGCATCGAGTGTCTGGAATTGGATAACCTGATGGAAACCGCGTATGCAACGGCAGTTTCCGCTAACTTCCGTACCGAAAGCCGTGGTGCGCATAGCCGCTTTGACTACCCAGAGCGCGACGATGAAAACTGGCTGTGCCATTCGTTGTATCTGCCGCAAACCGACAGCATGACGCGCCGTGAGGTGAACATGCAGCCTAAACTGCGTCCGGCGTTCCCGCCGAAAGTACGTACTTATTAA
- the nei gene encoding endonuclease VIII, which produces MPEGPEIRRAADKLVEAVVGKTLMRVWFAFPELKPYETQLVGQQVRQIETRGKALLTYFSNDRVLYSHNQLYGVWRVVNAGESPETKRDLRIRLETQDRAILLYSASDIEMLTPETLSTHPFLQRIGPDVLDLSLTPEQVCERLLLPRFRRRQFSGLLLDQAFLAGLGNYLRVEILWQARLAPQHTASQLNEEQLQILSRALLDIPRLSYNTRGTVDENHHHGAIFSFKVFHREGESCERCGGTIERTMLSSRPFYWCPHCQS; this is translated from the coding sequence ATGCCGGAAGGACCGGAAATTCGCCGGGCGGCCGATAAGCTAGTTGAGGCAGTGGTGGGGAAAACGCTGATGCGTGTCTGGTTTGCGTTTCCAGAACTGAAGCCGTACGAAACACAATTGGTTGGGCAGCAGGTCAGGCAGATCGAAACGCGGGGGAAGGCGCTGTTGACCTATTTTAGCAACGATCGGGTGCTGTATAGCCACAATCAGCTTTATGGCGTTTGGCGAGTGGTGAATGCGGGGGAGTCGCCGGAAACAAAACGAGATTTGCGCATCCGGCTGGAAACGCAGGATCGCGCTATTCTGCTTTACAGTGCATCCGATATTGAAATGCTGACGCCGGAGACGCTCTCGACGCATCCTTTCCTGCAACGTATTGGCCCGGATGTGTTGGATCTGTCGCTGACGCCGGAACAGGTCTGTGAGCGTTTGTTGCTACCGCGTTTTCGTCGTCGCCAGTTCAGTGGGCTGTTGTTGGATCAGGCTTTTCTCGCGGGGTTGGGAAATTATCTGCGCGTTGAGATTCTCTGGCAGGCCCGACTGGCACCTCAACATACGGCGTCGCAGTTGAATGAAGAACAGTTGCAGATACTGAGTCGAGCGCTGCTAGATATTCCCCGGCTGTCCTACAACACGCGCGGCACCGTTGATGAAAACCACCATCATGGTGCAATTTTCTCGTTCAAGGTTTTCCATCGTGAAGGGGAAAGCTGTGAGCGCTGCGGTGGAACCATTGAAAGAACGATGCTGTCATCGCGCCCGTTTTATTGGTGCCCGCACTGTCAGAGCTAG
- a CDS encoding citrate synthase gives MADKKATLTLEGKEPIELNVLSGTLGYDEIDIRPLGSKGYFTFDPGFTSTASCESKITYIDGDEGILLHRGFPIAQLAEKSNYLEVCYILLFGEVPTVEQYETFKTTVTRHTMIHEQITRLFHGFRRDSHPMAVLCGVTGALAAFYHDSLDINIERHREIAAYRLLSKMPTVAAMCYKYSLGQPFVYPKNNLSYAGNFLHMMFSTPCEEYVVNPVLERAMDRILILHADHEQNASTSTVRTAGSSGANPFACIAAGIASLWGPAHGGANEACLRMLEEISSVEHIPAFIERAKDKNDSFRLMGFGHRVYKNHDPRATVMRETCHEVLKELGRKDDLLEVAMELENIALNDPYFIEKKLYPNVDFYSGIILKAMGIPSSMFTVIFAMARTVGWIAHWNEMHDDGIKIARPRQLYTGYDKRDFSSNLKYD, from the coding sequence ATGGCTGATAAAAAAGCAACACTTACCCTAGAAGGTAAAGAACCGATTGAGCTAAATGTCCTATCTGGTACGCTAGGATATGATGAGATTGATATTCGTCCCCTCGGTTCCAAAGGTTACTTCACATTTGACCCAGGCTTTACCTCTACCGCATCTTGCGAATCAAAAATTACCTATATCGACGGCGACGAAGGCATCCTGCTCCACCGTGGCTTCCCGATTGCCCAACTGGCTGAAAAATCTAATTATCTTGAAGTTTGTTATATCCTGTTGTTCGGTGAGGTCCCAACGGTCGAACAATATGAGACTTTCAAGACAACGGTAACGCGTCACACCATGATCCATGAGCAGATTACCCGTCTGTTCCACGGTTTCCGTCGTGATTCACATCCAATGGCCGTTTTATGCGGTGTCACCGGCGCACTGGCGGCGTTTTACCACGATTCTCTCGACATTAATATCGAGCGTCACCGCGAAATCGCGGCCTATCGCCTGCTGTCGAAAATGCCGACCGTCGCTGCGATGTGCTATAAATATTCCCTGGGTCAGCCGTTTGTTTATCCGAAAAACAACCTGTCCTACGCGGGTAATTTCCTGCACATGATGTTCTCCACCCCTTGTGAAGAATATGTTGTGAACCCGGTGCTGGAACGCGCTATGGATCGCATTCTTATCCTGCATGCCGATCACGAACAAAACGCTTCAACCTCGACCGTGCGTACGGCGGGTTCGTCCGGTGCAAACCCATTTGCCTGTATCGCCGCGGGGATCGCCTCGCTGTGGGGACCTGCACACGGCGGCGCGAACGAAGCCTGTCTGCGTATGCTGGAGGAAATCAGCAGTGTGGAACACATCCCGGCGTTTATCGAACGTGCAAAAGATAAGAACGACTCCTTCCGACTAATGGGCTTCGGTCACCGTGTGTACAAAAACCACGATCCGCGCGCCACCGTCATGCGTGAAACCTGCCATGAAGTGCTGAAAGAATTGGGCAGAAAAGACGATCTGCTGGAAGTGGCGATGGAACTGGAAAACATCGCGCTAAACGACCCGTACTTCATTGAGAAGAAACTGTACCCGAACGTGGACTTCTACTCCGGTATCATCTTGAAAGCGATGGGTATTCCGTCTTCCATGTTTACCGTTATCTTCGCGATGGCGCGTACTGTAGGCTGGATTGCGCACTGGAACGAAATGCACGACGACGGCATCAAAATTGCCCGTCCACGTCAGTTGTACACCGGCTACGACAAACGTGACTTCTCGTCCAACCTGAAATACGATTAA
- a CDS encoding succinate dehydrogenase iron-sulfur subunit — MKLEFSIYRYNPDVDDAPRMQDYQLEAEEGRDMMLLDALMLLKEQDPTLSFRRSCREGVCGSDGVNMNGKNGLACITPVSALRRGKSKIVIRPLPGLPVVRDLVVDMGQFYAQYEKIKPYLLNNGKNPPAREHLQSPEQRAKLDGLYECIMCACCSTSCPSFWWNPDKFVGPAGLLAAYRFLIDSRDTETKPRLDDLDDAFSVFRCHGIMNCVNVCPKGLNPTKAIGHIKSMLLHRSA, encoded by the coding sequence ATGAAACTCGAATTTTCCATTTATCGTTATAACCCGGATGTTGATGATGCTCCGCGGATGCAGGATTACCAGTTGGAGGCGGAAGAAGGCCGCGACATGATGCTGCTGGATGCGCTGATGCTGCTGAAAGAGCAAGATCCAACGCTCTCATTCCGCCGCTCCTGCCGTGAAGGCGTCTGTGGTTCTGACGGCGTTAACATGAACGGTAAGAATGGGCTGGCCTGTATTACGCCAGTTTCCGCGTTACGGCGCGGAAAAAGCAAAATTGTTATCCGTCCTCTACCCGGATTACCGGTTGTCCGTGATTTGGTAGTAGACATGGGACAGTTCTATGCCCAATATGAGAAAATAAAGCCTTACCTGTTGAATAATGGGAAAAATCCGCCAGCGCGTGAGCATCTGCAATCGCCTGAGCAACGTGCCAAGCTGGATGGGTTGTATGAGTGCATTATGTGTGCTTGCTGCTCAACGTCTTGCCCGTCGTTCTGGTGGAACCCGGATAAGTTCGTTGGGCCTGCGGGATTGCTGGCAGCGTACCGTTTCCTGATTGACAGCCGTGATACGGAAACTAAGCCACGGTTGGACGATCTGGATGATGCGTTCAGCGTCTTCCGTTGCCACGGCATCATGAACTGCGTCAATGTTTGTCCGAAAGGGTTGAACCCGACCAAGGCTATTGGCCATATTAAATCTATGCTGTTGCATCGTAGCGCGTAA
- the pxpC gene encoding 5-oxoprolinase subunit PxpC codes for MLKVIHAGLHTSVQDGGRVGFRRLGISQSGALDLPALQMANLLVGNAENAAALEITLGKFTATFTTACWVALTGADCHADLDGKPLWTGWRFAVKPGQTLKMRLPRNGMRSYLALSGGVDVPEALGSRSTDLKAGFGGFDGRLLRDGDALPLGTPMRELTREVGIKQLLFSNRVRALPGPEYQEFSEEMQELFWRTSWQLSPQSNRMGYRLVGAELQRTTSSGNKPRELPSHGLLPGVVQVPHNGHPIVLLADAQTTGGYPRIASVIEADLFHLAQIRLGEPIHFIHCTPAQAQKAAEEQRRYLEQLAWRLHDY; via the coding sequence ATGCTGAAAGTTATCCATGCCGGATTGCATACGTCAGTGCAAGACGGCGGTCGCGTCGGTTTTCGTCGTTTGGGCATCAGCCAGTCAGGTGCGCTCGATCTGCCTGCTCTGCAAATGGCTAACCTGCTGGTGGGCAACGCGGAGAATGCGGCCGCGCTGGAAATTACGCTGGGCAAGTTTACCGCAACATTCACCACCGCCTGCTGGGTGGCGCTGACCGGTGCGGATTGCCATGCTGACCTCGATGGCAAGCCGCTCTGGACAGGCTGGCGCTTCGCCGTGAAGCCGGGGCAAACGTTGAAAATGCGCCTGCCGCGTAATGGAATGCGCAGCTATCTGGCTCTGTCTGGTGGTGTTGATGTGCCGGAGGCACTGGGTTCGCGCAGTACCGATTTGAAAGCCGGTTTTGGGGGCTTTGACGGACGTTTATTAAGGGATGGCGATGCGCTTCCGCTGGGAACGCCGATGCGTGAATTGACGCGAGAAGTGGGTATTAAGCAGTTGTTATTCAGCAACCGTGTACGGGCATTACCGGGGCCTGAATATCAGGAGTTCAGCGAAGAGATGCAGGAGTTGTTCTGGCGCACCTCCTGGCAGTTGAGCCCGCAAAGTAACCGCATGGGGTATCGTTTGGTGGGGGCTGAGCTACAGCGCACTACGTCATCAGGTAATAAACCGCGCGAGCTACCTTCACATGGGTTGCTGCCGGGCGTCGTGCAGGTTCCCCACAATGGTCATCCTATTGTCCTGCTGGCGGATGCGCAGACCACCGGCGGTTACCCGCGTATTGCGAGTGTGATTGAAGCGGATTTATTCCATTTGGCGCAAATCCGGCTCGGTGAACCGATACATTTTATTCACTGTACGCCCGCTCAGGCGCAAAAAGCCGCAGAAGAACAGCGGCGTTACCTCGAACAATTGGCGTGGAGGCTGCATGATTATTGA